Proteins co-encoded in one Pseudorhizobium banfieldiae genomic window:
- a CDS encoding glycosyltransferase family 4 protein, whose product MSRTIAFAFPGDLALNTGGYAYDRRVTDGLRNCGWDVQCLPLGDGFPNPSPEAKARAEDLLSRLPDGAQVVVDGLAFGVLDTWAERESKRLRIVALVHHPLALETGLDAEQQQDLAASERQALAWAEHVIVTSPMTARELTSSYNVPSEKITVAIPGTGPGTPARCEGEPPHIVSIGTLIPRKGHDVLIAALKRIEHLSWTATIVGSHNLSPRTAREIEEQLAESGLAERVSLAGEVADVRPILASADIFALASRFEGYGMVFAEALSHGLPIVACRTGAVPDVVPEEAGILTGVDDIDAFAAALGSLVTDRGMRRRKAEAARHAGALLPNWNRTVGIIADRLETLP is encoded by the coding sequence TTGAGCCGGACAATCGCTTTCGCCTTCCCGGGCGATCTGGCGTTGAATACCGGCGGCTATGCCTATGACCGGCGCGTCACAGACGGTCTTCGCAACTGCGGCTGGGACGTTCAGTGCCTGCCCCTCGGTGATGGGTTTCCCAATCCCTCGCCGGAAGCCAAGGCACGGGCGGAGGATCTGCTATCGCGCTTGCCAGATGGCGCGCAGGTCGTGGTCGACGGTCTCGCTTTCGGTGTGCTCGACACATGGGCCGAACGCGAGAGCAAGCGTCTGCGAATCGTCGCTCTCGTTCATCATCCCCTCGCCCTCGAGACCGGCCTGGACGCCGAGCAGCAACAAGATCTCGCAGCAAGCGAGCGACAGGCACTTGCCTGGGCGGAACATGTCATCGTGACGTCGCCGATGACGGCGCGGGAATTGACATCCAGCTACAACGTCCCATCCGAGAAGATCACCGTAGCCATACCAGGAACCGGACCCGGGACTCCCGCCAGATGTGAAGGTGAGCCGCCACATATCGTGTCAATCGGCACGCTCATCCCGCGCAAGGGCCATGATGTCCTGATCGCAGCGCTCAAACGGATCGAGCACCTTTCCTGGACTGCCACCATTGTCGGTAGTCACAACCTCAGCCCCAGAACGGCGCGGGAAATCGAGGAGCAGCTGGCAGAGAGCGGCCTTGCCGAGCGCGTCAGCCTTGCCGGCGAAGTGGCCGATGTCAGGCCGATACTGGCGAGCGCCGATATATTCGCCCTCGCGAGCAGGTTCGAGGGCTATGGCATGGTGTTTGCCGAAGCCCTTTCCCACGGCCTGCCCATCGTCGCCTGCCGCACCGGCGCCGTTCCCGACGTCGTGCCCGAAGAGGCGGGCATACTGACCGGCGTCGATGACATCGATGCCTTCGCCGCGGCACTCGGTAGCCTCGTGACGGACAGGGGAATGCGGCGGCGCAAAGCCGAAGCGGCACGACATGCGGGCGCTCTCTTGCCGAACTGGAACAGGACCGTCGGCATCATCGCCGACAGATTGGAGACACTTCCGTGA
- a CDS encoding class I SAM-dependent methyltransferase → MSGFDKDWLALRETADQAARDMGLVEELATYLQGMDRPFILDIGCGTGSTLRSLQDHLPRYTGWLLLDYDPVLLEEASRRAGTSANVAFRQHDLNDIAGLTLDEASVVTASALFDLCSEKFCAALADRLAAAGCGLYAALNYDGVMRWSPEHPLDGQMTDLFNRHQRTDKGFGPALGPDATACLAGHLKARGFIVTTAESPWRLDESSAALQAEFLGGLRQPLLEASELPDTAIGEWLEFRLATIGTPGASCLVSHRDLLALPG, encoded by the coding sequence GTGAGCGGTTTCGACAAGGACTGGCTGGCGCTGAGAGAAACGGCCGATCAGGCCGCCCGCGACATGGGGCTGGTGGAGGAGCTTGCGACTTATCTCCAGGGAATGGACCGTCCGTTCATCCTCGATATCGGCTGCGGCACAGGCTCAACCCTGAGAAGCCTTCAGGATCATCTCCCCCGTTACACCGGGTGGCTTCTGCTCGACTATGACCCCGTGCTCCTGGAGGAGGCGTCGCGGCGGGCCGGGACGAGTGCCAATGTCGCGTTTCGACAGCATGACCTCAACGACATCGCTGGCCTTACCTTGGACGAGGCAAGTGTCGTCACGGCGTCGGCGCTCTTCGATCTTTGCTCCGAAAAATTCTGCGCGGCGCTTGCGGACCGCCTCGCAGCGGCCGGCTGCGGCCTCTATGCCGCACTGAACTATGATGGCGTCATGCGCTGGTCGCCAGAACATCCGCTCGACGGGCAGATGACCGACCTTTTCAACCGCCACCAGCGGACCGACAAGGGGTTCGGGCCGGCACTCGGACCCGACGCCACCGCATGTCTTGCCGGACACCTGAAGGCTCGCGGGTTTATCGTGACGACGGCCGAGAGCCCGTGGCGGCTGGACGAGAGCAGTGCTGCTCTGCAGGCAGAGTTCCTGGGAGGCTTGCGTCAGCCCCTTCTGGAGGCGTCGGAGCTGCCGGACACCGCGATCGGCGAGTGGTTGGAGTTTCGGCTAGCGACGATCGGCACGCCGGGGGCCTCATGCCTGGTTAGCCACCGCGATCTCCTCGCCCTGCCCGGCTGA
- a CDS encoding RibD family protein yields MFNLEMSEATWSGLLALRQGTGEAVVGDLAYRLYGPIANAPGRFVLAQVGQSLDGRVATPAGDARDISGEDGLAHLHRCRALVDAVIVGVGTVIADDPSLSVRMVKGLSPVRVIVDCHGTLKGAESLFHDGGAPVIVFRSASASGAELPNADIINLEPKAGGLDPRDILDALGARNLNRVLVEGGARTIARFIDAGLVDRLHVAISPIIIGSGPMGISLPPIEKLAGAHRPATDVYNLGSDILFDCVFRSSEASAGQGEEIAVANQA; encoded by the coding sequence ATGTTCAATCTGGAAATGAGCGAGGCAACGTGGTCGGGGCTGCTGGCCCTCCGGCAGGGAACCGGGGAGGCAGTCGTCGGTGACCTTGCATACCGCCTCTATGGCCCGATAGCCAATGCACCCGGCCGCTTCGTGCTGGCGCAGGTGGGCCAGTCACTCGACGGCAGGGTTGCGACACCGGCAGGCGACGCCCGCGACATCTCAGGCGAGGACGGCCTGGCGCATCTTCATCGATGCCGGGCACTGGTGGACGCCGTGATCGTCGGAGTTGGAACCGTCATCGCCGACGATCCAAGCCTCTCGGTCAGGATGGTCAAGGGTTTGTCGCCGGTTCGGGTGATCGTCGATTGCCACGGAACGTTGAAGGGAGCCGAAAGCCTGTTCCATGACGGCGGTGCACCTGTGATCGTGTTCAGAAGCGCGAGCGCATCCGGTGCCGAACTTCCAAATGCCGACATCATTAACCTGGAGCCAAAGGCTGGCGGCCTCGATCCCCGCGACATCCTCGACGCACTGGGGGCGCGAAACCTGAACCGCGTGCTGGTGGAAGGCGGTGCGCGGACGATCGCCCGCTTCATCGACGCCGGCCTTGTCGACCGGCTGCACGTCGCCATCTCCCCAATCATCATCGGCTCAGGCCCGATGGGCATCAGCCTGCCGCCCATCGAGAAGCTTGCCGGTGCCCATCGCCCCGCCACGGATGTCTACAATCTCGGTAGCGACATCCTGTTCGACTGCGTTTTCCGGTCAAGCGAAGCCTCAGCCGGGCAGGGCGAGGAGATCGCGGTGGCTAACCAGGCATGA
- a CDS encoding zinc-dependent alcohol dehydrogenase has product MNLGASPAERAEIDSARALWLTAAGACELRHEPLEPPLPGQALVRTLFSGISRGTENLVFSGRVPVSEFERMRAPHMAGEFPFPVKYGYSLVGKVETGSAPMARQFVFCLYPHQDLCAIDESELLVLPDGLPPERAILAANMETALNIVWDANVQPGDRVAIFGAGVVGTLVAHLTSRICGTEAVLIDPNPARRALAEHLSLDFSTGTTMAGEFDVLVNASGSAEALAQAIGLAGQEARIVEASWHGNEPVSIPLGGAFHARRLTLASSQVGSVSPNRRVRWSPARRLAKSLDLLLDDRLDALISGETPFSEIESAYPAILANPDTLCHRIHY; this is encoded by the coding sequence ATGAACTTGGGTGCCTCGCCTGCGGAACGTGCTGAAATAGACTCTGCTCGTGCCCTTTGGCTCACGGCCGCTGGCGCATGCGAGCTGAGGCATGAGCCACTGGAGCCGCCCCTCCCTGGCCAAGCCCTCGTACGCACGCTCTTCAGCGGCATCAGCCGAGGCACGGAGAACCTCGTCTTCAGCGGCCGCGTACCCGTCAGCGAATTCGAACGCATGCGTGCACCTCACATGGCGGGCGAGTTCCCCTTCCCGGTCAAGTATGGTTACTCGCTCGTGGGAAAGGTCGAGACGGGCAGCGCGCCCATGGCCCGCCAGTTCGTCTTCTGTCTCTATCCGCACCAGGATCTCTGCGCGATCGATGAATCCGAGTTGCTTGTCCTTCCGGACGGGTTGCCGCCGGAACGGGCCATACTGGCCGCGAACATGGAAACCGCCCTCAACATCGTCTGGGATGCAAATGTCCAGCCGGGCGACCGTGTCGCCATCTTCGGTGCCGGCGTGGTCGGCACGCTGGTAGCGCACCTGACATCACGGATCTGCGGCACCGAAGCCGTGCTGATCGATCCCAATCCCGCACGGCGAGCGCTTGCCGAACATCTTTCCCTGGACTTCTCGACGGGGACTACCATGGCTGGAGAATTCGATGTGCTGGTGAATGCGTCGGGATCGGCGGAAGCACTTGCGCAAGCGATCGGGCTTGCCGGACAGGAGGCTCGCATCGTCGAGGCAAGCTGGCACGGCAACGAGCCCGTCAGCATCCCGCTGGGCGGAGCCTTTCACGCTCGCAGGCTCACGCTTGCCAGTTCGCAGGTCGGTTCGGTATCCCCGAACCGGCGCGTTCGGTGGAGCCCCGCGCGTCGCCTCGCCAAGTCCCTCGACCTGCTGCTCGACGACCGGCTGGACGCGCTGATCTCCGGCGAGACGCCTTTCTCGGAGATCGAAAGCGCCTATCCCGCCATCCTCGCCAATCCGGATACCCTCTGCCACCGTATCCATTACTGA
- the prfB gene encoding peptide chain release factor 2 (programmed frameshift), translating to MRAEIISVVDEIKQAVSLLRRHLDWDQAVRRLDWLNNKAEDPNLWNDASEAQKLMRERQQLDDSISGVRALEQQLSDNIELIEMGEEEGDEAIVKDAEDALKALRTEANRRQVEAMLSGEADSNDTYVEVHSGAGGTESQDWANMLLRMYIRWAERQGYKVEVLEVHEGEEAGIKSATILVKGHNAYGWMKTESGVHRLVRISPYDSNARRHTSFSSIWVYPVIDDSINIEVNESDCRIDTYRSSGAGGQHVNTTDSAVRITHIPTGIVVACQQERSQHKNRAKAWDMLRARLYEAELKKREEAANAEAASKTDIGWGHQIRSYVLQPYQLVKDLRTGVESSAPDDVLNGDLNEFMEAALAHRISGKPDAAVADVD from the exons ATGCGGGCTGAAATCATCAGTGTAGTCGACGAAATCAAGCAGGCCGTAAGCTTGCTGAGGAGGCATCTT GACTGGGACCAGGCGGTAAGACGACTGGACTGGTTGAACAACAAGGCAGAGGATCCAAACCTCTGGAACGACGCCTCCGAGGCACAGAAACTGATGCGCGAGCGCCAGCAGCTCGACGATTCCATCAGCGGTGTGCGGGCGCTGGAACAGCAGCTTTCCGATAATATCGAGCTCATCGAGATGGGCGAGGAGGAAGGCGACGAGGCAATCGTCAAGGATGCCGAGGACGCGTTGAAGGCGCTGAGGACGGAGGCCAATCGACGGCAGGTCGAGGCGATGCTCTCCGGTGAGGCTGATTCCAACGACACCTATGTCGAAGTCCATTCCGGCGCCGGCGGCACGGAAAGCCAGGACTGGGCCAACATGCTGCTTCGCATGTATATCCGCTGGGCCGAGCGCCAGGGCTACAAGGTCGAGGTTCTGGAGGTCCATGAAGGCGAAGAAGCCGGCATCAAGTCGGCCACGATCCTCGTCAAGGGCCACAATGCCTATGGGTGGATGAAGACCGAATCGGGCGTTCACCGGCTGGTCCGTATCTCGCCTTATGACAGCAACGCGCGGCGCCATACCTCGTTCTCGTCGATCTGGGTCTATCCCGTCATCGACGACTCGATCAACATCGAGGTGAACGAAAGCGATTGCCGCATCGATACCTATCGCTCATCGGGTGCCGGCGGGCAGCACGTCAACACGACCGATTCGGCCGTCCGCATCACGCATATCCCGACGGGAATCGTCGTTGCCTGCCAGCAGGAGCGGTCGCAGCACAAGAACCGTGCGAAAGCATGGGACATGCTGCGCGCCCGCCTCTACGAGGCCGAGCTGAAGAAGCGCGAGGAGGCCGCCAATGCCGAAGCCGCTTCCAAAACCGATATCGGCTGGGGCCATCAAATCCGGTCCTACGTGCTCCAGCCCTATCAGCTGGTGAAGGATCTTCGCACCGGCGTCGAGAGCTCTGCTCCCGATGACGTCCTGAACGGCGACCTCAACGAGTTCATGGAAGCGGCCCTGGCGCACCGGATCAGCGGTAAGCCCGATGCCGCCGTTGCTGACGTGGACTGA
- a CDS encoding cytochrome b, whose translation MPADPARPAEAIIRVERYPTTSRILHWLVAVLVLATWPLGFFIQFTKKEVTLDFYLVHESLGFLVLWIMLVRVGNKLVTRTPQREGPVVERVAATVVHALLYVFLIVMPISGFLATNAHGFPLIWFGLVPVWSPLGKSPDIAWTLSAIHEVSAWSLLALFALHIGAVLLHHVIRRDNTLYRML comes from the coding sequence ATGCCCGCCGATCCCGCTCGCCCCGCCGAAGCGATCATCCGCGTCGAGCGGTATCCTACGACCTCGCGTATTCTTCATTGGCTCGTCGCGGTGCTGGTGCTCGCAACCTGGCCGCTCGGCTTTTTCATCCAGTTCACGAAGAAGGAAGTGACGCTCGACTTCTATCTGGTCCACGAAAGCCTCGGCTTTCTGGTCCTGTGGATCATGCTGGTGCGGGTCGGCAACAAGCTGGTTACGCGCACGCCGCAACGCGAGGGGCCGGTGGTCGAACGGGTCGCAGCGACAGTCGTTCACGCCTTGCTCTATGTCTTCCTGATCGTCATGCCGATCAGCGGCTTTCTCGCCACCAATGCCCACGGTTTCCCGCTCATCTGGTTCGGGCTCGTGCCGGTTTGGAGCCCGCTCGGCAAGTCTCCCGACATCGCATGGACGCTGTCTGCGATTCACGAGGTCAGCGCATGGAGCCTTCTGGCGCTTTTCGCGTTGCATATCGGCGCGGTGCTGCTTCATCATGTGATACGGCGCGACAACACGCTGTACAGGATGCTTTAG
- a CDS encoding penicillin-binding protein 1A has protein sequence MIRLIGYFFGLASVLFLGVAVVAAVYLVGVARDLPDYEVLSAYEPPVATRVHAGNGALMAEYARERRLFLPIQAVPDRVKAAFLSAEDKNFYNHPGIDPAGLARAVVNNFQNLASGRRPEGASTITQQVAKNFLLSNDQTIDRKIKEAILSFRIEQTYSKDKILELYLNEIFFGLNSYGIAGAALTYFDKSVTELTIAEAAYLAALPKGPNNYHPFRKEQAAIERRNWVIDRMAENGYVTRADADEAKKQPLGVQPRRGGTHLFASDFFAEEVRRQIIEKYGDDTLYGGGLSVRTSLDPDLQVLARKALNSALVEYDERRGFHGPVTKIDAAGDWATELAKVPGLRDVPEWKLAMVKAVSSEEVDIVLQPSVDAGGKVGEGRETGVIAAKDMKWAFRDAKGERKATKSPEGVLQAGDVVFVEALADKEGAYRLRQPPKVQGGFVAMDPNTGRVLAMVGGFSYAQSEFNRATQAMRQPGSSFKPFVYAAALDNGYTPASVILDAPIEMVAGGKVWRPENYGGGSAGPQTLRLGIEKSRNQMTVRLAQDMGMELVAEYAERFGIYDDMLPVLAMSLGSGETTVLRMVSAYAVLANGGKQIKPTVIDRIQDRYGKTIFRHEERTCDGCNASGWTGQDEPILVDNREQVLDPMTAYQITSMMEGVVRRGTAAGKIKIDDRPVAGKTGTTNDEKDAWFVGYTPNLVAGVYIGFDTPAPLGRGATGGSLAAPVFAQFMEEAVKRTPPEKFHVPEGMQFIPVNRTTGMMAFEGEPDTIVEAFKPGTGPADVFAVIGDTEYLPPEEIMETSPQAHQAVTSGAAGLF, from the coding sequence ATGATCAGACTTATCGGGTATTTCTTTGGATTGGCGTCGGTCCTGTTCCTGGGCGTCGCCGTGGTCGCCGCGGTGTATCTCGTCGGCGTCGCCAGGGATCTGCCGGATTACGAGGTTCTCAGTGCCTACGAGCCTCCCGTCGCGACCCGTGTTCATGCGGGCAACGGCGCGCTGATGGCAGAGTATGCCCGCGAGCGGCGACTTTTCCTGCCCATCCAGGCGGTTCCCGATCGCGTCAAGGCAGCCTTCCTGTCTGCGGAGGACAAAAATTTCTACAATCACCCCGGCATCGACCCGGCTGGCCTTGCACGCGCCGTCGTCAACAACTTCCAGAACCTGGCGTCCGGCCGCCGCCCTGAGGGCGCGTCCACGATTACGCAGCAGGTCGCGAAGAACTTCCTGCTCAGCAACGACCAGACCATCGATCGCAAGATCAAGGAAGCTATTCTCTCCTTCCGCATCGAGCAGACCTATTCGAAGGACAAGATCCTCGAACTCTATCTGAACGAAATCTTCTTCGGCCTGAACTCCTATGGCATCGCCGGCGCAGCGCTCACCTATTTTGACAAGTCGGTGACGGAGCTGACGATCGCCGAGGCAGCTTATCTCGCAGCTCTGCCGAAGGGGCCCAACAACTACCATCCGTTCCGCAAGGAACAGGCCGCGATTGAGCGCCGTAACTGGGTCATCGATCGCATGGCGGAAAACGGCTACGTGACGCGTGCCGATGCGGATGAGGCGAAGAAGCAACCATTAGGCGTCCAGCCGCGCCGCGGCGGCACGCACCTCTTCGCGTCCGATTTCTTCGCCGAAGAGGTTCGGCGCCAGATCATCGAAAAATACGGTGACGATACGCTGTATGGAGGGGGGCTTTCGGTCAGGACGTCACTTGACCCGGACCTGCAGGTCTTGGCGCGCAAAGCACTGAACAGCGCCTTGGTCGAATATGATGAGCGCCGCGGCTTCCATGGCCCGGTCACAAAGATAGACGCGGCCGGCGACTGGGCCACGGAACTTGCCAAGGTCCCGGGTCTTCGTGACGTGCCGGAATGGAAGCTCGCCATGGTGAAGGCAGTTTCCTCCGAGGAAGTCGACATCGTGCTGCAGCCCTCGGTGGATGCGGGCGGCAAGGTGGGCGAAGGGCGTGAGACAGGCGTCATCGCTGCCAAGGACATGAAGTGGGCGTTCCGCGACGCCAAGGGCGAGCGCAAGGCGACCAAGTCACCCGAAGGTGTGCTGCAGGCGGGCGACGTCGTTTTCGTCGAGGCTCTGGCCGACAAAGAGGGCGCCTATCGCCTTCGCCAGCCGCCGAAGGTCCAGGGCGGTTTCGTGGCGATGGACCCGAATACGGGTCGCGTTCTCGCCATGGTCGGCGGCTTCTCCTATGCCCAGTCCGAGTTCAATCGTGCCACCCAAGCGATGCGTCAGCCCGGTTCGTCGTTCAAGCCGTTCGTCTATGCCGCCGCGCTCGACAACGGCTATACGCCCGCTTCCGTTATCCTCGATGCGCCGATCGAGATGGTGGCCGGTGGCAAGGTGTGGCGACCAGAAAACTACGGCGGCGGCTCCGCCGGCCCGCAGACCCTCCGGCTCGGCATCGAGAAGTCCCGTAACCAGATGACTGTCCGGTTGGCTCAGGACATGGGGATGGAACTCGTCGCCGAATATGCCGAGCGTTTCGGCATCTATGACGACATGCTTCCAGTTCTTGCCATGTCGCTCGGCTCCGGCGAGACCACGGTTCTGCGCATGGTCTCCGCCTATGCCGTCCTTGCCAACGGCGGCAAGCAGATCAAGCCGACCGTGATCGACCGGATCCAGGATCGCTATGGAAAGACCATCTTCCGCCACGAGGAGCGCACCTGCGACGGCTGCAACGCCTCGGGTTGGACGGGGCAGGACGAGCCGATCCTCGTCGACAACCGCGAGCAGGTTCTCGACCCGATGACGGCCTACCAGATCACGTCGATGATGGAGGGCGTGGTAAGGCGCGGAACCGCGGCCGGTAAGATCAAGATCGACGATCGTCCGGTTGCTGGCAAGACCGGCACCACCAATGACGAGAAGGATGCCTGGTTCGTCGGCTACACGCCGAACCTCGTCGCTGGCGTCTATATCGGCTTCGATACGCCGGCACCGCTTGGACGCGGGGCAACCGGTGGTTCGCTCGCCGCCCCTGTCTTCGCGCAGTTCATGGAGGAAGCGGTCAAGCGCACGCCGCCGGAGAAGTTCCACGTGCCGGAGGGCATGCAGTTCATCCCCGTCAACCGCACGACGGGCATGATGGCCTTTGAGGGCGAGCCCGACACGATCGTCGAGGCGTTCAAGCCCGGTACTGGCCCCGCGGATGTATTCGCGGTGATCGGCGATACCGAATACCTGCCGCCGGAAGAGATCATGGAGACCTCGCCGCAGGCCCATCAGGCAGTGACGTCGGGCGCAGCCGGCCTGTTCTAA
- a CDS encoding 6-pyruvoyl trahydropterin synthase family protein, with amino-acid sequence MFAVEVRDHIMIAHSLPRPVFGPAQGMHGATFVVDAAFFTRDVDENGLAVDIGAATTVLREVLAPLNYQNLDELPMFAGKVTTTEVIAKHVFDQLATAVAGGKLGEGSHRICRLKVTLHESHAARGWYEADL; translated from the coding sequence ATGTTCGCCGTCGAAGTCCGCGATCACATCATGATCGCCCACAGCCTTCCCCGTCCCGTTTTCGGCCCTGCACAGGGCATGCACGGCGCCACCTTCGTGGTCGATGCCGCCTTCTTCACACGCGATGTGGACGAGAACGGACTGGCAGTGGACATCGGCGCCGCCACGACAGTTCTCCGGGAAGTCCTGGCGCCGCTCAACTATCAGAACCTCGACGAACTCCCCATGTTCGCGGGGAAGGTCACCACGACCGAAGTCATCGCCAAGCACGTCTTCGACCAACTGGCGACCGCAGTCGCGGGCGGAAAGCTCGGAGAAGGAAGCCACCGGATCTGTCGGTTGAAGGTTACCCTGCACGAGTCGCACGCCGCACGCGGGTGGTACGAGGCCGACCTTTGA
- a CDS encoding N-acetylmuramoyl-L-alanine amidase: protein MAIGLLLAALVPSPVLAETGSSRPLLAFAARIAGDEARTRVVIDFEEKPDFSVHYIDSPQRVVVDLPATAFGFPREDLAARGLFEDIRYGAMDEESARIVLTAERPVQLSLAEVQQGENGEFRLVLDAEMTTPDVFAKLVGQQAWQGGTGQMPDEVASQADDGSFVVAVDAGHGGIDTGAIGAVTKTPEKAITLAFAQALAERLADRPGVRAVLTRNGDSFLSLSERVTLARQAGADLFLSLHADTLSQKDIRGATVYTLSDRASDRMAENLAARENLSDQLAGVSLKDEPPEVADILLDLTRRETQVLSVTLANNVIQSFEGQVGLINNAHRYAGFQVLRAPDIPSVLLELGFLSNPEDEKLLADEKWRAKVSDLLVDAVLRYRDRVFAGGG, encoded by the coding sequence ATGGCCATCGGCTTGCTGCTTGCCGCGCTCGTCCCGTCCCCGGTGCTCGCCGAGACGGGTAGCTCGCGGCCGCTGCTCGCCTTTGCCGCCCGCATTGCCGGGGATGAAGCCAGGACGCGCGTCGTCATCGATTTCGAGGAAAAGCCCGACTTCTCCGTCCACTATATCGACTCGCCGCAACGGGTGGTCGTCGATCTGCCGGCCACGGCATTCGGCTTCCCCCGCGAAGACCTTGCGGCTCGGGGATTGTTTGAGGATATCCGCTACGGGGCGATGGATGAAGAAAGCGCGCGGATTGTCCTGACCGCCGAGCGTCCGGTCCAGCTCAGCCTTGCAGAAGTGCAGCAAGGGGAGAATGGGGAGTTCCGGCTTGTGCTCGATGCCGAGATGACAACTCCTGACGTGTTTGCGAAGCTGGTCGGTCAGCAGGCTTGGCAGGGCGGCACCGGTCAAATGCCGGATGAGGTCGCATCGCAGGCGGATGACGGGTCTTTCGTCGTGGCTGTGGATGCCGGCCATGGCGGGATAGACACCGGAGCGATCGGCGCTGTTACGAAGACGCCCGAAAAAGCCATCACTCTCGCATTCGCACAGGCTCTGGCCGAGCGGCTTGCCGACAGGCCCGGAGTGAGGGCAGTCCTGACGCGGAACGGCGACAGCTTCCTTTCCCTCTCGGAGCGGGTCACACTTGCCCGCCAGGCGGGGGCTGATCTCTTTCTCTCCCTGCACGCCGATACGCTCAGTCAAAAGGATATTCGAGGAGCGACCGTCTATACTCTGTCGGACCGCGCCTCGGACCGCATGGCGGAAAACCTTGCAGCGCGTGAGAACCTTTCCGACCAGTTGGCGGGCGTGAGCCTCAAGGACGAGCCGCCCGAGGTTGCCGACATCCTGCTCGACCTGACGCGACGGGAGACGCAGGTGCTTTCCGTCACGCTCGCCAACAACGTCATCCAGTCTTTTGAGGGGCAGGTGGGGCTCATCAACAACGCCCACCGCTATGCGGGTTTTCAGGTTCTGAGGGCGCCTGACATTCCCTCCGTTCTTCTCGAGCTCGGTTTTCTGTCGAATCCCGAGGACGAGAAGCTGCTGGCGGACGAGAAATGGCGCGCGAAGGTAAGCGACCTCCTGGTCGATGCTGTCCTGCGCTACAGGGACCGCGTCTTTGCGGGCGGTGGTTGA
- a CDS encoding NAD kinase, whose amino-acid sequence MSSTASSLSFCASSAPEAMAARDELIRIYGNSPVEEADVIVALGGDGFMLHTLHGTINSGKAIYGMNCGSVGFLMNDYRTEDLRERIDSAVENVLHPLQMKTTNADGTSSIALAINEVYLFRQSYQAAKLRVEIDGRERLAELICDGLMVATPAGSTAYNLSAHGPILPLEAPLLAMTPVSPFRPRRWRGALLPNHVQVDIHILEPEKRPVNAVADNMEVKSVLRVQVEQSEEMTARILSDPDHTWSDRILAEQFSN is encoded by the coding sequence ATGTCGAGTACAGCCAGCAGCCTCTCCTTTTGCGCTTCCTCTGCACCGGAGGCGATGGCGGCCCGAGACGAACTCATCCGGATCTACGGCAACAGCCCGGTCGAGGAGGCGGATGTTATCGTCGCGCTCGGCGGCGACGGCTTCATGCTGCACACGCTGCACGGGACTATCAATTCCGGCAAGGCCATCTATGGCATGAACTGCGGGTCGGTCGGCTTCCTGATGAACGACTACCGCACCGAGGACCTGCGCGAGCGGATCGATTCGGCCGTCGAGAACGTGCTGCATCCGTTGCAGATGAAGACCACCAATGCCGACGGCACGAGTTCCATCGCGCTTGCCATCAACGAGGTCTACCTCTTCCGGCAATCCTATCAGGCCGCGAAGCTGCGGGTGGAGATCGACGGTCGCGAGCGACTGGCGGAGCTCATCTGTGACGGGCTGATGGTCGCGACCCCTGCGGGTTCGACCGCCTACAACCTTTCCGCCCACGGGCCGATCCTGCCGCTGGAGGCGCCGCTGCTGGCGATGACGCCGGTCAGCCCCTTCAGGCCCCGCCGCTGGCGCGGCGCACTCCTGCCCAATCATGTGCAGGTGGACATCCACATCCTGGAGCCGGAGAAACGCCCGGTGAACGCCGTCGCCGACAATATGGAGGTGAAGTCGGTGCTGCGTGTTCAGGTGGAGCAGTCGGAGGAGATGACGGCGCGCATCCTCTCCGATCCCGACCACACCTGGTCGGACCGGATCCTGGCCGAGCAGTTCAGCAACTAA